The Corvus moneduloides isolate bCorMon1 chromosome 5, bCorMon1.pri, whole genome shotgun sequence genome includes a region encoding these proteins:
- the LOC116444275 gene encoding toll-like receptor 1 codes for MSFLRNFFLYKCLFALTFWNHISLSVEEELFTSASNNFPEDGSNQEVKCPALLCTNSPQSKASSDWVVIQNTTESLSLSEITKYNVEKLVTLLSNFRQGSRLQNLTLTNVSVEWNSLMKIFQTVWHSSIEYFNINSVTQLSEIESYDFDYSGTSMKALTAKKILITDLYFIQDDLYRIFADMNIADMSIIDSDMIHMLCPSSESHFRYLNFLKNDLTDLLFQNCDNLLQLETLILQKNKFESLPKVSFMTSHMKSLKHLDMSNNLLRHSGAAMQCQWAESLTELDLSSNQLADAVFECLPVNVRKLGLQNNQISSVPRGVAELKSLEELNLASNRLADLPGCSDFPSLQFLNIEMNSILTPSADFFRSCPRVRELQAGHNPFKCSCELQAFIRLERQSGGKLFGWPAAYVCEYPEGLRGTELKDFHLSQLACNTTLLLVTALLLTLVLVAAVAFLCIYLDVPWYVRMTWQWTQTKRRAWHNPTRDPGTVLQFHAFISYSERDSLWVKNELIPNLEKGEGCVQLCQHERNFIPGKSIVENIINCIEKSYKSIFVLSPNFVQSEWCHYELYFAHHKLFSENSNSLILILLEPIPPYLIPARYHKLKALMAKRTYLEWPKERSKRALFWANLRAAISVNLPVSREAIE; via the coding sequence ATGAGCTTTCTcagaaacttttttctttacaagtGTCTGTTTGCATTAACTTTTTGGAACCACATCAGCCTGTCTGTGGAAGAGGAACTCTTCACATCTGCTTCTAACAATTTTCCAGAAGATGGTTCTAACCAAGAAGTCAAGTGCCCGGCACTCCTGTGTACAAATAGCCCTCAGTCCAAAGCTAGTTCTGATTGGGTTGTGATACAAAATACTACAGAAAGCCTGTCACTGTCAGAAATCACAAAGTACAATGTAGAAAAATTGGTAACTTTATTATCTAATTTCAGACAAGGATCCAGGTTACAAAATCTGACACTGACAAATGTGTCAGTGGAATGGAATTCTCTTATGAAAATTTTTCAGACTGTATGGCACTCATCCATTGAATACTTCAATATTAACAGTGTAACACAACTGTCAGAAATTGAAAGTTATGACTTTGACTATTCAGGTACCTCTATGAAAGCACTGACAGCGAAGAAAATTCTAATCACAGACTTATACTTCATACAGGATGACCTATACAGAATATTTGCAGATATGAATATTGCAGACATGTCAATAATTGATTCAGATATGATTCATATGCTTTGTCCTTCATCTGAGAGTCACTTTAGATAcctaaattttttaaagaacgATTTAACAGATTTACTTTTTCAAAACTGTGACAACCTGCTTCAGCTGGAGACATTAATCTTGCAGAAGAACAAATTTGAGAGCCTTCCCAAGGTAAGCTTCATGACCAGCCATATGAAATCACTGAAACATCTGGACATGAGCAACAACCTGCTGCGCCACAGTGGTGCTGCCATGCAGTGCCAGTGGGCTGAGTCTCTGACAGAGTTGGACCTGTCCTCCAATCAGTTGGCGGATGCTGTGTTTGAGTGCTTGCCAGTCAACGTCAGAAAACTCGGCCTACAAAACAATCAGAtcagcagtgtccccaggggggTGGCGGAGCTGAAATCCTTGGAAGAGCTGAACCTGGCATCGAACAGGCTGGCTGACCTGCCAGGGTGCAGTGACTTTCCATCCCTGCAGTTCCTGAACATCGAGATGAATTCGATCCTCACCCCATCTGCTGACTTCTTCCGGAGCTGCCCAAGGGTCAGGGAGCTGCAGGCCGGGCACAACCCATTCAAGTGTTCGTGTGAGCTGCAAGCCTTTATCCGCCTGGAGAGGCAGTCCGGGGGGAAGCTGTTTGGCTGGCCGGCGGCATACGTGTGCGAGTACCCCGAAGGCTTGCGAGGAACGGAGCTCAAGGACTTCCACCTGAGCCAGCTGGCTTGCAACACGACGCTCCTGCTTGTGACAGCGCTGCTGCTGACgctggtgctggtggctgcGGTGGCCTTTCTGTGCATCTACCTGGATGTGCCGTGGTACGTGCGGATGACGTGGCAGTGGACGCAGACGAAGCGCAGAGCTTGGCACAACCCCACCAGAGATCCGGGAACCGTTCTGCAGTTCCACGCGTTCATTTCCTACAGCGAGCGCGATTCGCTGTGGGTGAAGAACGAGCTGATCCCGAACCTGGAGAAGGGGGAGGGCTGCGTACAACTGTGCCAGCACGAGAGAAACTTTATCCCCGGCAAGAGCATTGTGGAGAACATCATTAACTGCATTGAGAAGAGCTACAAGTCGATCTTTGTGTTGTCTCCCAACTTTGTGCAGAGTGAGTGGTGTCACTATGAGCTGTACTTTGCCCATCACAAGTTATTCAGTGAGAATTCCAACAGCTTAATCCTCATTTTACTGGAGCCAATCCCTCCGTACCTTATCCCTGCCAGGTATCACAAGCTGAAAGCTCTCATGGCAAAGCGCACCTACCTGGAGTGGCCGAAGGAGAGGAGCAAGCGTGCCCTATTCTGGGCTAACCTGAGGGCAGCTATTAGCGTTAAT